One Pempheris klunzingeri isolate RE-2024b chromosome 22, fPemKlu1.hap1, whole genome shotgun sequence DNA segment encodes these proteins:
- the LOC139221672 gene encoding tetraspanin-8-like, which produces MAQINTCLKRIFTIFNIFFAIIGGVVIALALLFQALTSVNGGEALEGRTTGLVVLYIVGSITLVIAILGAYGAHKESKVSLIMFLVCMVIGSLLMLRAGIPAATVRPQMDAVLEEKFRELLPLDTAREDVKNVAISLQTQLHCCGLFSYEDWEGNIPDSCLCNQEEEMEGKCQSVSYRNIMLRKSVYIKTCFPIISHYVLLVTDIMIGVVFTLAALALLGMTLSSIMIHQLRHPDQPTILMTVPAIFTTAPPKYQELHNPPQY; this is translated from the exons ATGGCGCAGATCAACACCTGCCTCAAACGGATCTTCACCATCTTCAACATCTTCTTCGCG attaTTGGCGGCGTCGTCATCGCGCTCGCTCTGCTGTTTCAAGCCCTCACAAGCGTCAACGGAGGAGAAGCT CTGGAGGGTCGGACCACCGGCCTCGTCGTCCTGTACATCGTGGGCTCCATTACCCTGGTGATCGCCATCTTGGGAGCCTATGGCGCCCACAAGGAGAGCAAGGTGTCCCTGATCATG ttcCTGGTGTGTATGGTGATTGGAAGTCTGCTGATGCTCCGTGCTGGTATCCCCGCCGCCACTGTCCGCCcacag atGGATGCCGTGTTGGAGGAGAAATTTCGTGAATTGCTGCCTCTGGACACGGCCAGAGAGGATGTGAAGAACGTGGCCATCAGCCTGCAGACACAG CTGCACTGCTGTGGTCTGTTCAGCTATGAGGACTGGGAGGGAAACATCCCCGACTCCTGCCTGTGCaaccaggaggaggagatggagggaaagtgtcagtcagtcagctacAGA AATATCATGCTGAGGAAGTCCGTCTACATCAAG ACCTGCTTCCCCATCATCAGTCACTACGTCCTGTTGGTCACTGACATCATGATCGGCGTCGTCTTCACTCTGGCTGCTCTGGCG ctGCTTGGCAtgactctgtcctccatcatgaTCCACCAGCTGCGTCACCCCGACCAGCCCACCATCCTGATGACGGTGCCCGCCATCTTCACCACGGCTCCTCCCAAATACCAGGAGCTGCACAACCCTCCACAGTACTAG